The DNA sequence TCGAAGATAGCGCGATGATTGGGTGAGTAGTCGTAGAGAATGACGTGCCACGGGTCTGGGGCTGCGCCCTGGAATTGAACTAATTTGACAGGTTTGCGTGAGGTCTGACTCAAGAATGCCAGTGAGTGGTTGGGCAATTCGGCTTCGGCGGCGATAATAGCTTTGGCGTTCTTGCACAGCTCGACGAATTTGCTCACGTGGGAGCGCCATTTGGCGTTGAGTGTATCACCAAAAATTGTGTGCCGAACGACCTGATTGGCCTCATCTAGGATTAGCAAGATGTTTTGGTTTTTCCATATCCAACTGGGCAGACGGTGGAGGGAATCTGGGCAAAGGGCGATGCCGTGGCGGGCGGAAATATCGCGGTCCAGTGCGTCGAAGTCATAGGGGGCGTAGTCGTGGATATGCGGGATGTTCAGTTTGCTGGCGAGCTGTCGGCCCAGGGCATTTCGGGGCGAGAGCACGAGGACTAGATGTTTGTGGCTGCGGGTGGATTGAGTTTTCCAGTTGGCGGCGATGCGTGCGATTTCTGTGGATTTGCCGGAGCCGATGGGTGCGCGGATGGCCAGGATTTGATTTGGGGTTGCCGCCAAATTGGCAACCCGTCCGTTGTGATAGGATGCGGCAAAGGCGTTATCCTGGCGGATTTGGGGGATAGCCAGCTTAGCTTCGGCTTCGATCTGGATGCGACGATAGCGCGCTAGGGGTAAGGCATCCTGGAGCAGGCGCGTGGCCACTAGCCAGCGCTGCGCCGGGTCAAAGAGCGCCAGGTAATCGTCAATACCTTTGGCGTCGCTCCAACGCATGTAGAGGGGCCTAGCGCCAAGGCGTTCGATGGCGCGCCCCAGCTTGACCGCCTGCTTGGTCACACTGGCGCGGGAGGTGGGCTTGCTGTCGTAGTCAAATGCGATGTAACACGTGCGCCCTGAGTGGCAAAAGGCGGCGATTTCTGGATAAAGTTCCTTTTTGGATTTGGGATGCCACATGCAGACGCCTCTGATGGCCACGGCGGGAATGCCCTGTTCCAGAAGCGCCAAGGCCTTCTTGACCCCTTCGGTTACACAAATCGGCACATCGGCGTTCTGGATGGCGCGCCAGAAAGGCACATCTCGCGGGAGTTTGACATTGAAGCGTGCTTCTACTTTTTGGATGCAGGTCTCAGTTGCGATGGGGAGGATAGGTGTACCTGGGGCCCGAACAGGCGTCTCGTACTTAATCGCCTTGCCGTCCGCGGCGACTCTCGGCTTGGCGAGCTTGATTACAGGAGTGTTGCCTGGTTCCCCGGCGAGGGTCACGCCCCAGCACGCCCAACCACCGGCTTCACAGTGTTTCTCGTAGCGAGTGATTAGCTTCTGTATCTCGCGGGTTGCGTATTGATGCCCTGTAGTAGCGGAGCCGATTAATTCTTCTAAAAGCCTTTTCCCTTGTAGCCAGTGAATGTTGGTCGCGGTGAGTTCTTCGCTGATTGCTGATTGTTGGAATTCTGCCCAGACTGCTTCCGGTATCTCTGTCTTGGGTCTCTCTTGTCGTTGGCTTGCAATTTGCGTTACCATAACCATAGTTACCATGACTATAGTTTTGGTTGTTTTTCATTATAATCCTTGACTTATACTCGGTGTCAAGGATTATTTTTT is a window from the Candidatus Methylacidiphilales bacterium genome containing:
- a CDS encoding DUF3854 domain-containing protein is translated as MVTQIASQRQERPKTEIPEAVWAEFQQSAISEELTATNIHWLQGKRLLEELIGSATTGHQYATREIQKLITRYEKHCEAGGWACWGVTLAGEPGNTPVIKLAKPRVAADGKAIKYETPVRAPGTPILPIATETCIQKVEARFNVKLPRDVPFWRAIQNADVPICVTEGVKKALALLEQGIPAVAIRGVCMWHPKSKKELYPEIAAFCHSGRTCYIAFDYDSKPTSRASVTKQAVKLGRAIERLGARPLYMRWSDAKGIDDYLALFDPAQRWLVATRLLQDALPLARYRRIQIEAEAKLAIPQIRQDNAFAASYHNGRVANLAATPNQILAIRAPIGSGKSTEIARIAANWKTQSTRSHKHLVLVLSPRNALGRQLASKLNIPHIHDYAPYDFDALDRDISARHGIALCPDSLHRLPSWIWKNQNILLILDEANQVVRHTIFGDTLNAKWRSHVSKFVELCKNAKAIIAAEAELPNHSLAFLSQTSRKPVKLVQFQGAAPDPWHVILYDYSPNHRAIFDEQLLLAATAEPTLIVSSSKTYLETLDALLTGLKRKVIRIDSDTNELGIFASFFEDPDTWLQQNQPDVLLLSPSAESGVSIEANIPAQRAYFKSVWGYFPALSPDTALQMLGRYRPSVPRHIFVPESTPHADLEGPKPYAIRARLRYLAEALAQIHQVPNPINPDETQTAIESYIAHEKALQFHTKSIFKVYLIESLERQGHIVSRHAHGQANPAIRQAFKMEKNKLQLQKAHQFATIEIDPNKHTSEWASHVLENYESSAHDRITAIKALRFHKFPRLRKHLDDPNFVHLAYYENRGRLENQAEWRTLAEFGKLIKHLEREKVIAILTNHPQATHKLPKKAIMAAIISEIGLLGLLNQPYSNEHPKAQEIAKQALKWANEIWHCWRLQIKDSQTPCEIINKLFRRLGIVAVEMGQKRRPGNKKIRIWLAQDPLAIPDADPDKSPQQQAYSQLVLAWREHYRAQLAPWLPAPPPPRPSPP